The Chthoniobacterales bacterium sequence TCGAACCTTTTCGCATATGGGTCGTTTGAGTCTTTTGACCCCAAGAAAACCAGCCGCTGCTTCCGCATTTCCGAAACGCCATCCATCGCCTCGATGAACGCATTCTGATTTTTTCGTGGAGAAATATTTCCCACATAGAGCATCGTGGGACTGGGTTGCTCCTGGGGGCGAATGTCGAAGAACGACGCATCGACCGCGTTGGGAACCAACCAAGTCCGCCGAGCTAAAGATGTGACATTTTTGCGGGTATAATCTGTGATGCAGACTACACCATCTGTGCGTTGCAAAGAAAAGCGCTCCAGTTTGGCCGCCAGCCAGTAGAATGAAAGTGGACGCGCGTTTTGCATGCCGGCGATTACCTGCATATTTCCGTGAATGGTGAGCACATTGGGATATCCGGAGAGCACCGCACTGATCGCGCAATCGCGCTCGGTTCCCTGTCCATGAACGATGTCAGGTTGAATCTGTTTCAGTGTATTCCGAATAGCACGGATGCAACCTTGGTATCCTGTCCGCAGCCAGCCACTCTTTGGCACATGCAAGCCATGGAACCAGATATTTGGCGCGATTTTCTCGGGAGATTGCACCGGCTTTTGCAGGCAGGAAACCACATGCACCTCGACCTCGGGCAGCATAGCGAAACCTTGCAACAAGGCTTCGGGGGCCGTCCCGAAGTAGGGCGCGCTTCGCTCATACTCCCCGAAATGCTCGCGACTGTCCGTCGTCAGCAGAGCGATTTTCATCTAGGCGAGCTTGCGAAAAACCCGATTGTGCCCCACCTGCAAAATCTCCTCAAACTCCTTGGGCTCGATTTCAGAAGCGACTTGGGATGGGCCGGGATGACCGCCGGTCGCGAAAGCCGGCGGAAGATAAGAGGTCGACAAGCCGGAGTCGTCCAAAACCAATATGCCGCCCGGCTGTAAAGCTCGCGAGCAGGCCAGCAAGTCCGCTAGGGCCACTTCGTAGTCGTGATTCCCATCGATGTAGATGCAATCCCAAGCCCCGTTCCCAATCGCTTCCAAGGCGGCCGGATCAGTGGAGTAAGCTTTTACCAAATTGGGCGGAGTTAGATTGAAATGGACGAAATTTGCGAGAGTGTCCGCTCTGTAATCCAAGTCCTTGCGGTATTGGCTAACGGCGTCGCCGGATGAGGTGAAAGGCGAAATTCCAGTCACCGAACCTTCTATGCCCAGCTTCCTTTGCAGCAATGCGGCTAGGCTGAGGGTTTGTCCTCGATAAACGCCGATCTCCAGAAAATGCCTCGGTCGAAATTCTCGGAATAGCATCCACCACATCACGTGGAAGGCCTCCTCGCCAAAGCCTCGCTGCTCGGCATTGAAATACCGCCGGTGCGCACGGATATCGTCCGGCAGGTGTTTGTAAAAAAAGGCCACACAAGTTTTATAAAACTGGGTGGGATTCCTCAAGCTCTCCCTCCAACGCTCCAGCGCCAGATCGCTTTCGGTGGCCGACGCTGAACTAAGGACGAGCCACTTGGAAATGCATGACTCTAAACGGCGGGGCAGGCTTCGGAGAAATCGATAGGCAGACATGGGCGAAACAGAAAATGGGGGCCAGTGAGAGTCAAATCAATGTCGAATACACCGCCAGCAGACGGTCGCCGTAATCCTGCCAGGTGTTTTGCAGGGCGCCACGGGCATGGGCAGCGTCGCTCATTCGTTGGTTGAGTTCGCGGTCACGCCAGATTTTTAGCATTGCATTGGCGATCTCCTCAGGATTTCTCCCGTTGACGATAAACCCTTCGATTCCGTTCTGAACCAGAGTCGATGCCCCGCCGGCATGAGTGCCGATGAGCGGGAGTCCAGAAGCCAACGCCTCAATCTGGGCACGGGCGATGCCTTCCTCTTGCGACGGAAAAACGAAGGCAGTGCTGCGTTGGAAAAGCTCCGCAATCTCGGGGTGCGACAGATGTTCGATATGAGTGAAAGTCCCATGCCACCGGGGTTTCTCGAGG is a genomic window containing:
- a CDS encoding glycosyltransferase family 4 protein translates to MKIALLTTDSREHFGEYERSAPYFGTAPEALLQGFAMLPEVEVHVVSCLQKPVQSPEKIAPNIWFHGLHVPKSGWLRTGYQGCIRAIRNTLKQIQPDIVHGQGTERDCAISAVLSGYPNVLTIHGNMQVIAGMQNARPLSFYWLAAKLERFSLQRTDGVVCITDYTRKNVTSLARRTWLVPNAVDASFFDIRPQEQPSPTMLYVGNISPRKNQNAFIEAMDGVSEMRKQRLVFLGSKDSNDPYAKRFDHLLAERPWCTYGGFADRERLKLYLSQAQLLVLASLEDNCPMVVLEAMASGLPVIASEVGGIPELITDRQTGFLCDPTNLDSMRTIVNQFLDDRALGQEIGVTARKKALTSFHPKIIASHHLEIYRDVLARR
- a CDS encoding class I SAM-dependent methyltransferase, with amino-acid sequence MAFFYKHLPDDIRAHRRYFNAEQRGFGEEAFHVMWWMLFREFRPRHFLEIGVYRGQTLSLAALLQRKLGIEGSVTGISPFTSSGDAVSQYRKDLDYRADTLANFVHFNLTPPNLVKAYSTDPAALEAIGNGAWDCIYIDGNHDYEVALADLLACSRALQPGGILVLDDSGLSTSYLPPAFATGGHPGPSQVASEIEPKEFEEILQVGHNRVFRKLA